DNA from Megalopta genalis isolate 19385.01 chromosome 15, iyMegGena1_principal, whole genome shotgun sequence:
TTCTTCCATTTTTTCTCATTAAATGTCGAGTATGTAAATATGTTCGAAAAATTCGTACGTAGAATGAAGTTCTAATTTAACTTTTACCCCCTTCGAGTATACTGTAAATAGTGTAAGTGTATAGAATCcgcatttaaataataaaagtatGAAGACTGCCAAGTCGCACATTACCTAATTGAATTGAgtctaaaaatttttatttataaaataaatatacaaattacataaaaTTTAAAAGATCGCCTTTgtgtattaaattataaaattaataaatagcaAAGAGTAATATTTTGGAacgtatgtaaatatatatagacATATACGATATACTCTCGCATGACTTGTGGTAtacgatatatatgtatatatcttcACAATCGTTGAATAATTGCTTTTTACAAATTAGTGTCTAGACGAGGGATGAAATGAAagttgttaataaatagatagtAAGTGTCGTAAATAGAGGACGGTTCAGAAGGCTCAGCTTGAGAAACCAGGATTAGTATGCTCTATAATGCATCTACGGCAATAACGTTTCACCGCCCGGTATCCGACCCATGTAACTCTAGGACATTCGCCGATGTTCAGTTGTCTCAATCCTCGTACATAGTAGGATAACGCTTCCAAACCAGCATCTGAGACTCGCTCGCAACCACATAGAGATAGTTTCTTCAAATTTGGACATCCGGTCGAGAGAGCCTCGAGGGTCGCATCACCAATATCGCATTTTCCTATGTCAAGAGCTCTTAACCGGGGACATCCACGGGCCAAAGCCAACGTAGCACTGTCGCTGAGTGCTTCACAGCCACGAGCATTCAAATATCTTAATTTGTAACAATGCCTGGCTACGACCAAAAGACCAGCATCGGACACGCGATCGCATTTGCCTACCGAAAAATAACGCAAGGACGGACCAAGGCGGGCTGCCAATTCACGTACTCCGAAATCTGTAATCTTCACACAGTCGGAAACAGACAACTGTCTTAGACTGGCGCAATAGGAAGAAATCGCGATAAGACTGGCATCAGTTATACGCGCGCATCGTCGTAGATACAAGCATCCGAGATGCGGCATACGTGAGAGTGTCAGTACCAAGCCAGAATCTTCGACCCCATGACAATCGCTGAGATCCAACGACTGCAGCTTTAGTGTTGTTATTCGGCTGCATGCACCAGACACCCCAACGCATCCCGTCAAGTCCAATTCTTTCAGATTTATACAATTGTCTAATACAGCGCTCACATTCGAGTCTGTGACGCGTCTGGAATGCCGCAGTACCAAGGAAGTTAAACTTAAAAAAGGCAGCTGAGTGAAAATACCAGCCAGGCCAACAGCACCTTCGAGCACAAGACGCCGTATGCATGCATGACATCCTCGTCTAGACAGTGCATTTAATGCAAGAGTTGCATTCTGGGGATATCGTATTTCTACTTCTTTCCAGAGTGATGGATCCCACGCTATTTCCCAAAGACGTCTGCAGGTTTGGGCAATGGAGCAGAGATCTCTAGTACCCAGCCAACTGAATATTCTTAATAATAAGGTGTCATCTAGCTGACACAAATCAGCAGTGTACACGCATTTCTGTTGCAACAAAGTTTGCTGCCTAATAGGAACCGATATAGCAGTGGATAATGATGTAGATCGGCAGGCATTATTGTCCAGTGTATGATATCCTAAGTCAATTGCATCCGAGGGTGGTCTGTACAGGCCCACTTTTTGCAACGAGTATATAGCTTCCCTCTCAGAGCCGCCTTTTTCCCCAAAGGATGGAAGGAGTAATGGACATGATCCATCCATTCCATGCTCTGTTCTAAATTGAAAGAAGTtagtattattttcatttttatttgatttatacGACACactaaattaataattttgcCTGCGCGTCAAAATTGTAAGATAAA
Protein-coding regions in this window:
- the Fbxl7 gene encoding F-box and leucine-rich repeat protein 7, with translation MDGSCPLLLPSFGEKGGSEREAIYSLQKVGLYRPPSDAIDLGYHTLDNNACRSTSLSTAISVPIRQQTLLQQKCVYTADLCQLDDTLLLRIFSWLGTRDLCSIAQTCRRLWEIAWDPSLWKEVEIRYPQNATLALNALSRRGCHACIRRLVLEGAVGLAGIFTQLPFLSLTSLVLRHSRRVTDSNVSAVLDNCINLKELDLTGCVGVSGACSRITTLKLQSLDLSDCHGVEDSGLVLTLSRMPHLGCLYLRRCARITDASLIAISSYCASLRQLSVSDCVKITDFGVRELAARLGPSLRYFSVGKCDRVSDAGLLVVARHCYKLRYLNARGCEALSDSATLALARGCPRLRALDIGKCDIGDATLEALSTGCPNLKKLSLCGCERVSDAGLEALSYYVRGLRQLNIGECPRVTWVGYRAVKRYCRRCIIEHTNPGFSS